The Ipomoea triloba cultivar NCNSP0323 chromosome 13, ASM357664v1 genomic interval attaggaaaattatattaagaattttagattattattactacggagtattatattattattattattattattattattattattattattattattacataatagattttaaattgaggctacaaaatttaatattattatttcatttattcaagtatagtaatcaccattttttaactaataagtgtgaattagtattgtgcaattaatgataaagattaataataattggaatcaacaatcaatgatacaatgacccatgtttagcttccaatgcaccattttttataaaatgaagaattggaatggtaaaacgaacaattggaatgaataattgaggatttattcaagtatagtaaccaccatttttaccaaattacataagcatccgtaaatgggaaAGATCAAGAttacaaattctacaatatatagatgaacatccgtagattgctagttattttgcacagtacaactaaaaagatggatagttaaataaggtattatcattcaaaatcttgtaatacaaagttacaatacaatgtttttccattagaaattaccaatcaaagtaatgtgattaaaatatataattatagaaaacatttgattgttcattacaatcactctgaaaattgtaattttacatacgtgatacgcccatgacaaaattggcctagctacttgaaaccttatcagcaaaaattaaagcatattgagctgttaaaatcaaactaaatcacagtactacaaaatactctatggaatgcagactacaccataaggatctccaacatgcagaatgaatcaactaaaaattaaatcataccgcataccataacaattctacgcgtgttaaagttcgatcttcgacttcgtagaattacagattatagatctctaactaatagtgagagcacagatattggtacgttgtgagagaagagtcatttctcatcattatatagtggatgataaacataatatggaagatttttcaaaaggaaagtataattaattttaattttatgtaaatatagatgattgacatgtaaaatttttactacaatattatataattttttcattctaatatagttaattacatgtcaattatataaatatatatagatatatagatatagatatagattatcatatcactaatcaccaatcaccaattaattaattaatattaatatataacaatattaccatatcactaatcaccaatcaccaattaattattcttttttaaaataatcaccaattaattaattaatattagtatatattaatatattatatattaatatattaatattaagaataataccatataccatattatcaattatcaattatatatcaccaatcacccatattatcatattatcattatcatatattaccataataatattataggatggataattaataaaataataaaataataaataaataaaataaatgattttaccgaaatacccctaagttttggggggaaaatttgggaggaggaaattgtttttatatatagtatagatttgagTTGAAAACATTTCGATATTTCCTCTCAACTAGTATGACAAGGGAAATGACAACTCTTAATATATAgcatataaacaatataatcagATTcaccataaaataatttttttttaaatgtttattacacatatttttcttgtacaacaacaataaatttgataatttatttGATACTTTTTCCTATAGAAGAAATCTAATACTCTAATTATCGTATTTACCAACTTTATTCTTCTTATACTTTAATATAATACTTGTAaagattattataaaataaaaagcagTGTACAGAAGATTCACCTCCCTATAAATACAAAGTGTTGCACTCTGATCGAATTATTCCAATCCCATTGATATTTTGGCCGAATTACTCAACGCTACAATGGCTACTTCGGTGAAGCAAGCCCTCGGTGATCTGAACAAGGAGCGCTTTGTAGCTCTATTGGGAAAGCTGATTGGGGAGTCCAAGTACGTGCAGAACAACCCACCGGAGCTGATCCCGGAGGAGGACAGAGTGGTAAAGCACGTTCTTGATTCCCTCCTCCCTTTCAGCACCACCACCGGCGGTGGTCCACTCGTTATCAACCATGTCACCTATAAGCCCAACCGGGGCAACCTTGTCGTCGAGTATCCGGGTACCCAGCCCGGAAAGGTTCTTTCTTTCGTCGGGATGCATATGGATGTCGTCACTGCTAATCCTGCTGATTGGGTCTGTCACTTCACTCTTTCTCTTTACATTAATGGGCCTTATCGTTCTTGGATATGAATTTGGAACTGGCTACTTTCACTTAGATATAAATTTGGGAATTTATATAGGAAAAATTGCTATGGGCAATACAGTTCTGaagatatttgtgtttgttttatttggttGCTTTTCTTTGACCCTTTTGTGTTTTTGAGTTTGTTATGTGGTGGGATTTGGTTGTGGCTCTAGATTATCAATTGTTCTCAAGGTATATTCTATTTTGTTTCAGTCTAATTAGTTTGGGAGGAAAATGATCTTTATTTTCAATGAGTTGCCTAATTAGGATTCATTTACTGTCAGGAACTTAAGGCAAGATTCTTTGCTCTTCCCTACACTCCCACCCTCCTCTGGAAACCTGATTTTTTTGTTCCAGTTAATCATATGAAACAAATGTACTTACTGTGAATATTATGGAGCAATCCTTATTCCCAAAGTGAATTTCATTGAATTCAGTATCTTTatcctttttttatttgttttgttttctctaTCTTTGTCTGTTAATTGCCTTGTTTGGAATAACTATTAAATTCAAGCAGTGTTAGTAAAATCTGTTTTCTCACTGTTTTGGGGTGATGAGGGAAAACGAAACTGCAACCACACCCGAGGGTATGCACTGGGAAATCTCGCCTTGTGACCCTTGCCGGCAAAGGgacacaaggaggtaaaccagcccatagctgaccgactcaaaccaaggaggtaaaccagcttaggtgGTCCATAGCTGACtggattcaaactcgtgaccttgtggttacaagtttgtatcatTAGCCATCTTGGTTGGTGTTGCCCCCGTTTTCTCACTGTTATTTGAATGGAAGCAGGGCGCGGCACTTAATGAGTAGCTGATTTCCTAATTAAATCATATGTATGACAGAATGTATGCTCAAGTGTGCATGTAAATAAAATTCTGCTCAAGTACTCTCTTAGGAAAATCATTTTTATTGAGTATGATTCAGTAGCCAATATGgacaaaatatttttacttgttttctttccaaaaaactgcaatagaaaatttgaaagttttaagCTTAATAGGCTAAGCCAAACTAAATACAATGCTGGTTGCTTTTATACTTGCTAAATTGTAGTTTTTGTTGCGAAGTTGATTATAGGTTTGGATTACTGAAAATTTACTGTTCTTTGAGTTAGACTATTGTACCCCATGGTGCACATAAGGGTATGCACCATGATTGACGTAGCAAGAAAAAATTGCAAAGTATAGCGCAGGCAAAATATGCACTACTGGAAAAAACTGTGCTTCTTGTGCAAGAGAATTAAACCATCAATAATATTCACAAACTCAATGCATAACATTCGTAAATCCAATGGTAATATTCACATAAGTTTGCATGgatattatgtatttgtagtCTTATTCTAGCATGAGAAAAGCGCAATATTTTCAgcagtagttttttttttttttttcattatcttTTCCTATTTTCTCATGCCACGTTGGCCACGACACACTCTTATGTGAACCATGGCCTACAGTGGTCACCGATACATGGCTTTTTGTTAATCGGCTAGTTTGatgatgttttaaaattttgataacaATTCTGCGTGCAGGATTTTGATCCCTTCTCATTGAGCATTGATGGTGACAAACTTCGTGGACGGGGAACTACTGATTGTTTAGGCCATGTTGCCCTTGTTGCTGAACTTATGAGACAGTTGGGAGAGACAAAACCACAGTTGAAGTCCACTGTGGTTGCTGTCTTCATAGCCAGTGAAGAGAACTCATCCATCCCGGGGGTTGGAGTGGATGCGTTAGTGAAAGATGGATTGCTTGATAAGTTGAAGCACGGTCCTTTGTAAGTAAACTTCACATTGTATTAGGCCTAAGGGAGCTTAGATTACCTCGGCAGAAACATTGCTAAGTCTTGATACATTTTGTTGACGAACTGTCTTTCTCCATATAGATTCTGGATTGACACAGCCGATAAGCAGCCTTGCGTCGGTACTGGTGGCATGATACCATGGAAACTTAAAGTTACTGGAAAACTTTTCCACAGTGGTCTGGCCCATAAGGTACTCATTTTATTGACAGCTAATAGATACTCCCTCCGTCCTATTccatgtgtctggttcggttaacgaggcttgattgaagttatttttaatttaatttttcataatattatgtttaatattagtatacaaaatttatatatttagaaactacattaaaagtactattaaacacaaaaaattaaatttaaaaataagtaaaaatactaaagaaaataaacaaagaagaaagagttggtttgaccaatgaatagtaaataagacataTAAAGTGGGAGAGATGCATCATTTTAACTTGTCTCTAGACCTAATCAGATGTTGAAGGGAATCAAGGGATTCCCCACATGATTTCTACATTCTTTTTTATGGAAATACCTGCGCAAATAGAGGTGGCAAATCAGAGGGTTAAAATGGCTTGAAATACAAAATGCATTGTTTTGTAACCTTTGCATATTACATCTGGATTAAAATTGGCAATTTGGAATGGTTTGAGGAGTGGGTCATAAAATGTTTGAAGTGTTATGTAATTTGACCTGCTTTCATCCACCTTTttttagttattaaaataactaAAGCTAGATTCATATTGGAAAATATGGCATAAAAGAATAGCTAAATGAAGAAAGTAACTTTATGTTCAGCTAGATTGTTCTTAGACATTAGAATCTGAATCTAAAATTCTTTTCGTTTTTGGCCTGAAATGATGAAATAACTTTATTACCACAACTCCACAAGTATATAAGATACACATTATAAATGAAGCCCATAAttgaaagatttaaaaaaaaaacctacactTAATGTAGCAAAGAATTTAAGAATCTGATAAACACATTATATCTATAACCATATACAAAGAAAAAGCTCAACCCAATACCAATACATGCCCACATAAAAAAACAGTCCAAACACAAGAAACCCTAGACCTTGTTTGTGAACTACCACACATTGCTGCTACTACTGCTAGTCACCTTCTTCCCTCCACCACCGAAGTTGCCAATTACATTGGTTTAACATCCACGCCACCGCCATCAACCATCTCTTGTTGGTTCATCGTCTTTGTCCTTTGCCATTGCATCCACTCTCCACACCTATTGCCATCTTCACCTCCACTACCATCTCATCACCAACCAAAGCCATCCCTGTCCTTCAACATTCCTACTTCCTCCACTGATACCCTTGCCCATCGCCACCTACCTGAAACTACCCTAACAAAAATGATTGCTATATCCCTTTGCCTTCCTCAATCTTCTCCATAGCCACCATTGTGAGCCATCTCCAACCACCCCAATCTTCATGTCCGACAAAAAACTCCAAATCCCCACACCACCAAAGCCACAACACCCTTCTAGGTACAAGACGTCAAGACTACAAAGGGACAAAACCTTTTCTCCACAGGGATAAAATGGACAGTAGGGGGAATGCTTAGCCTTCCCTAGAACCTCTTTGGTAGCTGAAATGCCACCAGAAAGGTGGAATCCAAAAATGTCTAGTAGAGGATAGTGGAAGTTAGAGAGATTTCTTTTCCTAACTTCCACTCTCTCTCTAACTAGTAAAATATTGCATTTGCTACTTCTGAATCTAAATCTAAATTATAAACtcataaatattgtattttatgtttgaatttgaCAATATAAGAaactatgaaaataaaataaaattaaaattaaagtagaaAGAGATGCTAAATTGAATGGGTTACATTTTGATGGCTTACAAATGTGAAGGGGATCtgaaaagaaggaaaatagATTGATAGCCTAGTTGGCATGTCTTTGTAATCGAAAGAGATGGGAGATTGGAGTGATGAGAGAGTGCATCAACAGAGCCCAGCTCAGATGAATTGGTAGTTCACTGGAAGTGCAAGTCCTCAACTAAAGTTGAGGGTCACCCACTCACCTGTATCAAACCTTCAGTAAAGAAGGCAGTTTTGGCCAATTTACATTTCAACTTGCCTAAATCGCTCACATTTTTACTATGGGTCAATATATTTCGGTTGAAATTTAGCTAACTCTTAAAGCTGGTTAATAACGAGTTTGGACTTTAGAGTTGGTCAGGTTATATGAAACTTAACTCATGATTTACCATCaacttttttattcaaaatatcatatgcccaatattgttatttttttgtttacaatattttaatcttatttttataaaaaatctagttttaatttaattaattaaaatgggcATTTTTTACCCATCCTATTTAACCGTTTGAATTTGGCATGTAGAAAAAAATGCCAATTTGCCACCTACGCCTGTGAGTTTAACCCATCTGAACCTATCATCTAAACTGTGCTAAACTGTGTGCTTGTCAGCTAAATACCAAACTGCCCAATTGCTTTGAGGTTGACCAGCCTAATTCCAAAGATTGTGTGGTGCTGATTGCTGAATAGGTCGCAGTAAATTGGGCTAAAATTGCCTCCCATACCTGTAATGTACCCTGATGTTTTTATCTTGTATCATGTCAAAATTTAGGCTATTAATCCACTGGAGTTAGCAATGGAGGCGCTTAAAGAAATCCAATTACGGTTCTACAAAGACTTCCCTCCTCATCCTAAAGAACAAATTTATGGATTCGCAACACCATCAACCATGAAGCCAACTCAATGGAGTTGTAAGTTTAGATCCGTTGTGAAAAGAATTTCAGAAAATTATTTGCCCATGCAAGTTGCTTTTCTTATCCTtcattactccgtatttgtttcACAGATCCCGGGGGTGGTATCAATCAAATACCAGCTGAGTGCACCGTTTCAGGAGATGTTAGGTTAGTTTTCTCTCAAGAATCGCCTATtgcaaggaaaacatcatatAGAGTCTGTACACTAAAAGGGTCTCGATTGGAAATGATATCTGACATTGTCTTTATACTTTGCAGGTTGACTCCGTTTTACAGGTATAAATTTTGCCTTCTCTTTCTATGTTTTGCTCTCTTCATCGGAAATTTTATGACAATTCTGTTTCCAAAGCATCTTGTAAATGTCACAATTCTATGTAGTAATTTCACCAAAGAAGTCTGAATTCTATAATTTTTTGGGTTTTCAGTGTATCAGATGTGATGACGAAGCTACAAGAATATGTTGATGACTTGAATGCAAACATAGACAAGCTTGACACTCGAGGGCCTGTTTCAAAATACGCCCTGCCTGATGAAAACCTTAGGGGCAGGTgttgcattatttattttctaaaatgcaTTACTTCATGtgaagagtcccacattgaaaatataagagagaacatatgggtttataaggtcatggctTAGATTAGCTAATTGATTAGATTCAattttttagtgtggtttggcccaggTACATTTAGCCCAATTGAGTGATCTTGGCCTAATCCTTTGTATAGCGTTCAATCTTTCAGTGTGGTTTGgtccatgtgcattatagcccaattgagtgacctTGGTCCCTTAGATTAGAACACTTCAAATTTTGCCTCTAATTGGAGTTGTTTATGAAGGGATGTTATCTTCCAGATTCTTGGATATATTAACTGTAAAGAAGCCAATttattgaacattttttttttcacctgcCATTTATACTATTTTGGTTTCATGGCACAGATTAAGTATATGTTTTGATGAGGCATCGTCAGGAGTTGCTTGTAACCTTGAGTCTCGTGGTTTCCAAGTATTGTGCAAAGCGACTGAAGAAATAGTTGGGCATGTAAAACCGTATTCTATAACTGGTACTCTGCCGCTGATACGAGATTTGCAGGTTATTATCCTTGGATCTATTTCTTTTCGGCCTTATGCAAACATGATTTTAAGATTATTAATTCCCTCATAAGTCATAACCTTTTTGTTTTACATGGCAGGATGAGGGTTTTGATGTTCAGACTTCAGGCTATGGTATGACTTTGTAGCTTTCTACCAGGCTTAAATTAGAATATAACAAATACCACATCTGTCTTCTTTTACCTgtcttgtttactattcattagccagatcaacttttttttttctttacttat includes:
- the LOC116003181 gene encoding acetylornithine deacetylase isoform X2 codes for the protein MATSVKQALGDLNKERFVALLGKLIGESKYVQNNPPELIPEEDRVVKHVLDSLLPFSTTTGGGPLVINHVTYKPNRGNLVVEYPGTQPGKVLSFVGMHMDVVTANPADWDFDPFSLSIDGDKLRGRGTTDCLGHVALVAELMRQLGETKPQLKSTVVAVFIASEENSSIPGVGVDALVKDGLLDKLKHGPLFWIDTADKQPCVGTGGMIPWKLKVTGKLFHSGLAHKAINPLELAMEALKEIQLRFYKDFPPHPKEQIYGFATPSTMKPTQWSYPGGGINQIPAECTVSGDVRLTPFYRLSICFDEASSGVACNLESRGFQVLCKATEEIVGHVKPYSITGTLPLIRDLQDEGFDVQTSGYGLMATYHAKNEYCLLTDMCQGYGVFASIISQLED
- the LOC116003181 gene encoding acetylornithine deacetylase isoform X1; translation: MATSVKQALGDLNKERFVALLGKLIGESKYVQNNPPELIPEEDRVVKHVLDSLLPFSTTTGGGPLVINHVTYKPNRGNLVVEYPGTQPGKVLSFVGMHMDVVTANPADWDFDPFSLSIDGDKLRGRGTTDCLGHVALVAELMRQLGETKPQLKSTVVAVFIASEENSSIPGVGVDALVKDGLLDKLKHGPLFWIDTADKQPCVGTGGMIPWKLKVTGKLFHSGLAHKAINPLELAMEALKEIQLRFYKDFPPHPKEQIYGFATPSTMKPTQWSYPGGGINQIPAECTVSGDVRLTPFYSVSDVMTKLQEYVDDLNANIDKLDTRGPVSKYALPDENLRGRLSICFDEASSGVACNLESRGFQVLCKATEEIVGHVKPYSITGTLPLIRDLQDEGFDVQTSGYGLMATYHAKNEYCLLTDMCQGYGVFASIISQLED